The following are encoded in a window of Streptomyces sp. SAT1 genomic DNA:
- a CDS encoding winged helix-turn-helix domain-containing protein: MDPEHAFGPGRESIPRRRRPPREVADELRQRIRSGALPPGARLPAQAVLAAEFGVERATVRQALRTLAAEHLLSQVTRGRPAFVTGHPERAPAGAPAPPLPTTAALAPRITAAFAAPHVRVDALCLTAVSLTLALGEPLRQIHAGRLKPATIDVRVLVPSRNIPLAFPVSAEGRGRGGRDDAVHRRWLEMRNAQGRVLRHNLLSLRATHGIDVRVTFRALPFTPPVKLYLLGRAEALFAYYTVGRREEEIDHAPRPLYDAQGTRSVLFSFTAGAGPRDTAFVGQSRLWFDALWGTISSELTLTG, from the coding sequence GTGGACCCCGAACACGCCTTCGGCCCGGGGCGGGAGAGCATCCCGCGGCGGCGGAGACCGCCGCGCGAGGTGGCCGACGAACTGCGGCAGCGGATCAGGAGCGGCGCGCTGCCCCCGGGCGCGCGGCTGCCCGCGCAGGCGGTGCTGGCCGCGGAGTTCGGCGTCGAGCGCGCGACCGTGCGGCAGGCCCTGCGCACCCTGGCGGCGGAGCACCTGCTCTCCCAGGTCACCCGGGGCAGACCGGCGTTCGTCACCGGTCACCCGGAGCGCGCCCCGGCCGGCGCCCCGGCGCCCCCGCTGCCCACCACCGCCGCGCTCGCGCCCCGGATCACCGCCGCCTTCGCCGCCCCCCATGTGCGGGTCGACGCGCTCTGCCTGACCGCCGTCTCGCTGACCCTCGCCCTCGGCGAGCCGCTGCGCCAGATCCACGCCGGACGGCTGAAACCGGCCACGATCGACGTGCGGGTGCTGGTGCCGTCGCGGAACATCCCGCTGGCCTTCCCGGTGTCCGCGGAGGGCCGGGGAAGGGGCGGGCGGGACGACGCGGTGCACCGGCGCTGGCTGGAGATGCGCAACGCCCAGGGCCGGGTGCTGCGGCACAATCTGCTGTCCCTGCGCGCCACCCACGGCATCGACGTGCGCGTGACCTTCCGCGCGCTGCCCTTCACCCCGCCCGTCAAGCTCTACCTGCTGGGCCGCGCCGAGGCGCTGTTCGCGTACTACACCGTGGGGCGCCGCGAGGAGGAGATCGACCACGCGCCCCGGCCGCTGTACGACGCGCAGGGCACCCGGTCGGTGCTGTTCTCCTTCACGGCGGGCGCGGGCCCGCGCGACACGGCGTTCGTCGGGCAGTCGCGGCTGTGGTTCGACGCGCTGTGGGGCACGATCAGCTCGGAGCTGACGCTCACGGGCTGA
- a CDS encoding GNAT family N-acetyltransferase, whose protein sequence is MTTGDQLPLDVRPVTEAEIPDWTRALNTGFLRSPEVSDAEIADRRSSIDPARTLGAFDRGRCVATFRSFAQELTVVGGATVPADAVTSVTVTATHRRRGLLTRMMARDLSAARERGDVVATLIAAEYPIYGRYGFGPATWATEWTIDVPRAGLDARRPAPDGGGRVDLVDADDVRKLGPELHERLRRVQPGAIDRTERWWQVNTGAVRLDRSPWTEPFHAVYRAADGTVEGLAAYVCDDTWTDAKQPLNTATVKSLIAVSPAAERALWLHVCATDWVVKVKSGRRAPDDLLPFLLPDPRAAVITTQADWLWVRILDVVRALEARTYAGRGSLVLEIADEAGGWARGRWLLEASPEGASCAPTTRSADLTLDVRELAPLWLGDESAVRLVALGRVREERAGAARLADALLRTSRRPWCPDMF, encoded by the coding sequence ATGACCACCGGCGACCAGCTCCCCCTCGACGTCCGCCCCGTCACCGAGGCGGAGATCCCCGACTGGACCCGCGCGCTGAACACCGGGTTCCTGCGCAGTCCGGAGGTCTCCGACGCGGAGATCGCCGACCGCCGTTCCTCCATCGACCCGGCCCGGACGCTCGGCGCCTTCGACCGGGGCCGGTGCGTGGCGACCTTCCGGTCCTTCGCGCAGGAACTGACCGTGGTCGGCGGCGCCACCGTCCCCGCCGACGCCGTCACGAGCGTCACGGTCACCGCCACCCACCGCCGCCGCGGCCTGCTGACCCGCATGATGGCGCGGGACCTGTCGGCGGCCCGGGAGCGCGGTGACGTCGTCGCCACGCTGATCGCCGCCGAGTACCCGATCTACGGCCGCTACGGCTTCGGCCCCGCCACCTGGGCCACCGAGTGGACGATCGACGTGCCCCGGGCCGGCCTCGACGCGCGCCGCCCGGCCCCGGACGGCGGCGGCCGGGTCGACCTCGTGGACGCCGACGACGTCCGCAAGCTCGGCCCCGAGCTGCACGAGCGGCTGCGCCGCGTCCAGCCGGGCGCGATCGACCGTACGGAGCGCTGGTGGCAGGTGAACACCGGAGCGGTGCGCCTGGACCGCAGTCCGTGGACCGAGCCCTTCCACGCCGTGTACCGCGCGGCGGACGGCACGGTCGAGGGGCTGGCCGCCTATGTCTGCGACGACACCTGGACGGACGCCAAGCAGCCGCTGAACACCGCGACGGTGAAGAGCCTGATCGCCGTCTCCCCGGCCGCCGAGCGCGCGCTCTGGCTGCATGTGTGCGCGACGGACTGGGTGGTGAAGGTCAAGAGCGGCCGGCGCGCCCCGGACGACCTGCTCCCCTTCCTCCTGCCCGACCCGCGCGCCGCCGTGATCACCACCCAGGCCGACTGGCTGTGGGTGCGGATCCTGGACGTCGTACGGGCGCTGGAGGCGCGCACCTACGCGGGGCGGGGCTCGCTGGTGCTGGAGATCGCGGACGAGGCGGGCGGCTGGGCGCGGGGCCGCTGGCTGCTGGAGGCGTCGCCCGAGGGGGCGTCCTGCGCGCCGACCACGCGCTCCGCCGATCTGACGCTGGACGTCCGGGAACTGGCACCGCTGTGGCTCGGTGACGAGTCGGCGGTGCGGCTCGTGGCGCTGGGCCGGGTCCGGGAAGAACGAGCGGGCGCCGCCCGACTGGCCGACGCCCTGCTCCGCACGTCCCGGCGACCGTGGTGCCCGGACATGTTCTGA
- the dtd gene encoding D-aminoacyl-tRNA deacylase, translated as MRAVVQRVDGASVVVDGETVGAIEGEGLCVLVGVTHEDTEEKAAQLARKLWSVRMLHDEKSCSDIGAPLLVISQFTLYGDARKGRRPTWNAAAPGAAAEPLVDEVVAQLRALGATVATGRFGARMRVSLTNDGPFTVLLEI; from the coding sequence ATGCGTGCAGTGGTGCAGAGGGTGGACGGCGCGAGTGTCGTCGTGGACGGCGAGACGGTGGGGGCGATCGAGGGCGAGGGGCTGTGCGTCCTCGTCGGCGTCACCCACGAGGACACCGAGGAGAAGGCGGCGCAGCTCGCCCGCAAGCTGTGGTCGGTCCGGATGCTGCACGACGAGAAGTCGTGCAGCGACATCGGCGCGCCGCTGCTGGTGATCAGCCAGTTCACGCTCTACGGCGACGCCCGCAAGGGCCGCCGCCCCACCTGGAACGCGGCGGCGCCCGGCGCGGCGGCCGAGCCGCTCGTCGACGAGGTGGTCGCGCAGCTCCGCGCGCTGGGCGCGACGGTGGCGACGGGCCGGTTCGGCGCGCGGATGCGGGTGTCGCTGACGAACGACGGCCCGTTCACCGTCCTGCTGGAGATCTGA
- a CDS encoding HAD family hydrolase: protein MTSDTTQTESRALRELVSRAQVVLWDFDGPVCRLFAGHSAERVAHGLLDWLGEQGLHGLLSEAEREPLDPHALLRAVDRRRPRSDLVTELEERLTQEELKAAASAMPTPYADPLIRTWTAVGARLAVTSNNSPAVVRAYLQGRGLLPCFAPHLYGRTAELHHLKPHPHCLQRALNAMGAAPASALMIGDTPTDLRAAERAGVPFLGYARNPGKSKILAAAGARMIVHSLDTLLAALRPA from the coding sequence GTGACTTCTGACACGACGCAGACGGAGAGCAGGGCGCTGCGGGAACTGGTCTCCCGGGCGCAGGTGGTCCTCTGGGACTTCGACGGCCCGGTCTGCCGGCTCTTCGCGGGGCACTCGGCGGAGCGGGTGGCGCACGGCCTGCTGGACTGGCTCGGCGAGCAGGGCCTGCACGGACTGCTGAGCGAGGCCGAACGCGAACCGCTGGACCCGCACGCCCTGCTGCGCGCGGTGGACCGCCGCCGCCCGCGCAGCGACCTGGTGACGGAGCTGGAGGAGCGCCTCACCCAGGAGGAGCTGAAGGCCGCCGCCAGCGCCATGCCGACCCCGTACGCCGATCCGCTGATCCGCACCTGGACCGCCGTCGGCGCCCGGCTCGCCGTCACCAGCAACAACTCCCCGGCCGTGGTGCGCGCCTACCTCCAGGGCCGCGGACTGCTGCCCTGCTTCGCTCCGCACCTGTACGGCCGCACCGCCGAGCTGCACCACCTCAAGCCCCACCCGCACTGCCTCCAGCGCGCGCTGAACGCCATGGGCGCGGCCCCCGCCTCCGCCCTGATGATCGGCGACACCCCCACCGACCTCCGGGCCGCCGAGCGGGCGGGCGTCCCCTTCCTCGGCTACGCCCGCAACCCGGGCAAGAGCAAGATCCTCGCGGCGGCGGGCGCGCGGATGATCGTCCACTCCTTGGACACCCTGCTGGCGGCGCTGCGCCCCGCGTGA
- a CDS encoding winged helix-turn-helix domain-containing protein produces MVVTHEDLAVDGSRRRSPQEIADTLRERIRAGELRPGDRLPTQAELAEEFGVERGAVRQALRSLQSDGLLSNVSKGSPPRIADAAPVREEPQPTMVGLAPRLTEVFAGRRVRIDVVCHTAETLMVAMGEPLRLIHEGRMRPDSIDVRVLVPSRNIALAFPVSVTGPGEDDAVHRRWLEMRNAQGQVLRHNLLSLRATHDIDVRVTFRALPFTPPVKLYLLGGEEALMGYYTLTRRAEDWGEQTLDMYDALGSKSLLFSFTRRAGHRDAAFVEESQKWFDALWETITTDLTLS; encoded by the coding sequence TTGGTCGTGACCCATGAGGACCTGGCCGTGGACGGCAGTCGGAGACGCTCTCCGCAGGAGATCGCCGACACCCTGCGCGAGCGGATCCGCGCGGGCGAGCTGAGGCCGGGCGACCGCCTGCCCACCCAGGCCGAACTCGCCGAGGAGTTCGGCGTGGAGCGCGGCGCCGTGCGCCAGGCCCTGCGGTCACTGCAGAGCGACGGCCTGCTCAGCAACGTCAGCAAGGGCAGCCCGCCGAGGATCGCCGACGCCGCCCCCGTACGCGAGGAGCCGCAGCCGACCATGGTCGGCCTCGCCCCCCGGCTGACCGAGGTGTTCGCCGGCCGCCGGGTGCGCATCGACGTCGTCTGCCACACGGCGGAGACCCTGATGGTGGCCATGGGCGAGCCGCTGCGCCTCATCCACGAGGGCCGTATGCGCCCCGACTCGATCGACGTACGGGTGCTGGTGCCCTCCCGGAACATCGCGCTGGCCTTCCCGGTGTCCGTGACCGGACCGGGCGAGGACGACGCGGTGCACCGGCGCTGGCTGGAGATGCGCAACGCCCAGGGCCAGGTGCTGCGGCACAATCTGCTGTCCCTGCGCGCCACCCACGACATCGACGTGCGCGTCACCTTCCGCGCGCTGCCCTTCACCCCGCCCGTCAAGCTCTACCTGCTGGGCGGCGAGGAGGCCCTGATGGGCTACTACACCCTCACCCGGCGCGCGGAGGACTGGGGCGAGCAGACCCTCGACATGTACGACGCCCTCGGCTCCAAGTCCCTGCTGTTCTCCTTCACCAGACGGGCCGGGCACCGCGACGCCGCGTTCGTCGAGGAGTCCCAGAAGTGGTTCGACGCCCTCTGGGAAACCATCACCACGGACCTGACACTCTCCTAG
- a CDS encoding phosphotransferase gives MPLELASSARLHAVEASGDESRVEGPLRGYHHETYVFPLAGEAGALRPGRWKCREPRGDLLWFDRRCFASEEQLLSALRGRIGRIPELVEVGGTRLQRFIEGRTLGALCPSGNAVPGDLFRQTAALFGELIAVTPGMLAVERRCAAEDRPADGDTAAFLERLVLFAEERVYARNLAEFGGLFTDLRIDAEVFKRLRKHLKGLRERPFCLLHADLHRENFIVDAERRLWTIDWELAMLGDPLYDLATHLYLMRYPRWQARRMTQAWCRTAEAVRPGSSRGWEHDLGLLVDFKRAQSVFTDVIRTALSLGSGAEPDRRGLAALGGRLHRILAAAALPLALESVPSPARVAAALARWHRTHGRHAPHGARQGHRAP, from the coding sequence ATGCCGCTCGAACTGGCTTCCAGCGCCCGGCTGCACGCGGTCGAGGCGAGTGGTGACGAGAGCAGGGTCGAGGGACCGCTGCGGGGCTACCACCACGAGACCTATGTGTTCCCGCTGGCGGGCGAGGCGGGCGCGCTGCGCCCCGGCCGGTGGAAGTGCCGGGAGCCGCGCGGCGACCTGCTCTGGTTCGACCGCCGCTGCTTCGCCTCCGAGGAGCAGCTGCTGTCCGCCCTGCGGGGGCGGATCGGCCGGATCCCGGAGCTGGTCGAGGTCGGCGGCACCCGGCTCCAGCGGTTCATCGAGGGCCGCACGCTCGGCGCGCTGTGCCCGTCCGGCAACGCCGTACCGGGCGATCTGTTCCGGCAGACCGCCGCCCTGTTCGGCGAACTGATCGCGGTGACCCCGGGCATGCTCGCCGTGGAGCGCCGCTGCGCGGCCGAGGACCGCCCGGCCGACGGGGACACCGCCGCCTTCCTGGAGCGGCTGGTCCTGTTCGCCGAGGAGCGGGTCTACGCCCGCAACCTCGCGGAGTTCGGCGGCCTCTTCACCGATCTGCGGATCGACGCGGAGGTGTTCAAGCGGCTGCGCAAGCACCTCAAGGGGCTGCGCGAGCGCCCGTTCTGCCTGCTCCACGCCGATCTGCACCGGGAGAACTTCATCGTCGACGCGGAGCGCCGGCTGTGGACCATCGACTGGGAACTGGCCATGCTGGGCGACCCGCTGTACGACCTCGCCACCCATCTGTACCTGATGCGCTACCCGCGCTGGCAGGCGCGCCGGATGACGCAGGCGTGGTGCCGCACCGCCGAGGCCGTACGCCCCGGCAGCTCCCGCGGCTGGGAGCACGACCTCGGTCTGCTCGTGGACTTCAAGCGGGCCCAGTCGGTCTTCACCGACGTGATCCGTACGGCGCTGTCGCTCGGCTCCGGAGCGGAGCCCGACCGGCGCGGGCTCGCCGCGCTGGGCGGCCGGCTGCACCGGATCCTGGCGGCCGCCGCCCTCCCGCTGGCGCTGGAGTCGGTGCCCTCGCCCGCCCGCGTCGCGGCCGCCCTCGCGCGCTGGCACCGTACGCACGGACGGCACGCGCCGCACGGCGCACGGCAGGGCCACCGCGCCCCGTGA
- a CDS encoding RsiG family protein gives MSTSSTEQQPQSGAVPPLCAAVAEPTAHRPPVQRTDSPPVVDPRPAREEDPADCDLTVLSLPELRALRRAAQRDEADLSYVRRLLQGRIDILRAELARRGCRDRLSEGEAGFVSAVEGAGASVVERLAEILRDAPARQRSSARHVTVGTPYGEEYRRLSAEMLAEVELSDLDARTDLELGAGMARLVRYEQRVSVRRHRLQRTADGCSAEIARRYRDGEAQVDDLLL, from the coding sequence ATGAGCACATCGAGTACCGAGCAACAACCGCAGTCCGGGGCGGTGCCGCCGCTGTGCGCGGCCGTCGCGGAGCCCACCGCCCACCGGCCGCCGGTGCAGCGTACCGACAGCCCGCCCGTGGTGGACCCGCGTCCGGCGCGGGAGGAGGATCCGGCGGACTGCGACCTGACCGTGCTGAGCCTGCCGGAGCTGCGCGCGCTGCGCCGGGCGGCGCAGCGGGACGAGGCCGACCTGAGCTATGTGCGGCGGCTGCTCCAGGGGCGGATCGACATCCTCCGCGCGGAGCTGGCGCGGCGGGGCTGCCGGGACCGGCTCTCCGAGGGCGAGGCCGGGTTCGTGTCGGCCGTGGAGGGCGCCGGGGCGTCCGTCGTCGAGCGGCTGGCGGAGATCCTGCGGGACGCGCCCGCCCGGCAGCGCTCCTCGGCCCGGCACGTCACCGTCGGCACCCCGTACGGCGAGGAGTACCGGCGGCTGTCCGCCGAGATGCTCGCCGAGGTCGAGCTGTCCGACCTGGACGCGCGCACCGACCTGGAACTGGGCGCGGGGATGGCCCGGCTCGTGCGCTACGAGCAGCGGGTGTCCGTCCGCCGCCACCGGCTCCAGCGCACCGCCGACGGATGCAGCGCGGAGATCGCCCGCAGATACCGCGACGGCGAGGCCCAGGTGGACGACCTGCTGCTGTGA